In Mangifera indica cultivar Alphonso chromosome 14, CATAS_Mindica_2.1, whole genome shotgun sequence, the DNA window taaCCAAAAGGACTCATTTGACAAAAGAAATGAGTGCTACCTCCTTTATAATAACATACAAATACTCTTACACGGTAAAGAATGGCTTACGAAagtcttataattattttaactttctGATTCCATCCTCTacgtttacaatttttttttaataattttctctccaaCCAAACATTAAAAAGAGGATTACTGAGTCTTAAAACCACTTAACAGCTTCCTGGATTCATCATGCTCTTTCCACTCctagtattttttttcctaattttctCTCCAgccaaacaaacataaaaaagtgGATTACTACGTCTAACAAGTACTTGAGAACTTTTTCAATTCATTACGTTCTCTGCAATTCTATTAACTTTCCCTCACTTTCTCTACAACCAAACatgaaaagttaataaataattcttACAGCGACAATTTAACAACTTTCAggatttaatatgttattttcacTTCTGGTAGTTTCTCCTAATCTCCAACTAAACACGAAAAAGGGAATCACTACAATAAGTCTTATAAGTACTTAAAAACTTTCAGGATTCATTACCTTCCATCAActttcagtaattttttttcataattttctcaCATTCTCCAGTACATGTCAAGCCAAGCTGGTACCTATTTAATCCTACTAAATGAGATTTTTCTCCCAATTCATAGCCTCACCGCCACGAGCAACATCAAATTAACTTGTGGCGTAAACTAAGAATATCAAGCTAAAACAATACCTGTTTATTGTAAGCAAAATCAAGCGAGTGTTGAGAATCAAGAACTTGAGCAGACTGCTTTGAAGATTTAATTCCAGGTTTTTTAGTAAGTcgattaataatataaaaaacagcCAAAGCTTCCAAACCCAGTATCGAAATCGCGCCAAAAATCAACCCAATAAAGAACAGTAACATCTCTGATGATGGGTGATCTTGATCTTCAGTTGGGTTAATAATTAATGATACTGTCGTGGGAAACGAAGAATTAATAAAAGGGactgaaatgaaatgaaattccTCTTCAACTTTGGGTAGTGGCGGAAGGAATCAGATGCTTCTGTAGTTAAGATTAAAAAAGTTTTAGAATCAGAATTAACtacttaaaaattgaaagcAGAGGGAAAACGCGTTTCGTTGTTGGGTTCAATCTTTTCCTACCCGGACCGGTGGCATGGACCGGTAAAAGTGGGGCAGGGTAAGGGAACGAGTGGATTCGAATACAGCCGTaacaaaaaatatcttttttcaaatttaacttaaataaaaaattattttttaataaattaaaattaaaaataatttaaatttgatttaatctttaaatttaaaactatatttaagtTTACAacttaaatttgtaattcagatttattaaaaaaaaattagtataatctcatgttaataataaaaaaattaatgaaaaggGTATTGATAATCACTATTAGCATACATTGTTTATTGTAGCCTTAATTTGACACTTTATTAAACCACATTGatgtttttaatattgatttaaaactaaaattagatGATCAATTTGaccaaaatctaataattagtTCGATccatattaagaataaaacatattttaacatttgCACCAAATTAACCCTcaattgaatcaattatatcatGTCAAGTCAATATAAttcaagttaataataaaatttgttttaacttTTGTATGGAATTGACCCACTTGCTTAGAACGATTGAATCATATCGAGTCAATTCAATCATATACAAATATTTGCATAACTAAAACCAGATATTAAAGATGAATCAACTCAAACTTGTGATTCCATAAAAATACCATTAACTCAacatttatatctaaaataatagtaaaattgattattattttattttttatttaaaattatctaattatgtaataatacatataaatgtatataatagttacatcattatttaaataaatatattataaggtTGGATTAAAATACTAACATGATTTTGGATAGAATACTATATTGGCACCTTTCAAAAGTTGTGAAAATGATGTTCATATTTGACGAAGCAAAATTATGTTCAAACGATTATCCTTCTAGAGAATCTAGGCCATCTCAAAGCAACGATAGGACAAACAAGTCTTCCAAGGACCTGAAACATGACTATTTCTGCAAAAATGTTTCTATGGCAATCAAAGCCGGAGACGAACAAAACATTGTATCTTTCCATTAAACTTGTTCTTAATCCTTACAAACACAAACTTACAAACTATCTGCACAGACTAACCTCAGGGAAAACATAAGCAAAAGggaaattatgaaaattacaAGCTAGCATTAATGGTCTCTAAGTTACTGAatgttttgttttcaaaacTGAAGTAGGGGGTGAAGTTTCTGGCATGGAGGCTGCTGGTAATAACTGAACAAAAGCTAAAGGATGACAAGGGAGGTCATGAAAACATACTGATTTACAAATGAGAGTTGCAAGTGAAAAAGCTGAAGTCGTGATGGCAGACATTAAGCTGCTTCAACCAGGAATCTGCGGCTCTATGAAGATCGATTAGCCTTTCTTGGTCATGTGAATATGGGTTTACCCAGATATCTCCTTGCATTTTATAAGAAGCTAGCCCAAAGGGAGTAAGGGAAATCCTTCTGCTGACTTCGCCCTTTGGTTTACCATTGGCGTTTTCTCCCAATTCAAAGTTTGCATTGCCTGCGCTGTCATCATGCTCAACTGCACTATCTGCAGAATGATGCCACAGAAAAAAGCAATAATAGATCGCCATGGTTGATATAACTACATATGAACCATTCATGGGCACCCAGATCATTTAAAGTACTTTGCATTGTCAATTCGACTTATTAATCTCACCAAACTGTTATGAAATGGAAAGTAATAGTTATCAACCGCTAACACCTCCCGTATCAAATGTCAAAGTGATTATAATGGCGTTaatcatgaaaattttcttgGCATCATCAGATTAACTTATGGAAAAACAGAACTATGGGCTACAGAGTTAGCTCTAAATCATTCCTCTACAGTTTCTGAATCAAATACTATCAGACTGCAAGTAATTTTTGGATAGAAAATTTGGAAAGATTGAGAAGAAAATTCATTGGTATTGCAGCATACAAAACGCAACCAGATATAATATGCAATCCCTAAACCCTGCCATGGTATTTGTGTGTAGTCCAAGCAACACGATATAATTCAACATCAGTAAGCTCAAGAATTACGACTTCAGAACTAATACTGTCTAACTTAAGCCCAGATAAATTATGACCAAAACCACCTTATTTAAACCACCCAAGCAACAAAGGTCAAGGGTACTCACATTCATGGAATTCATGCATGATTGCAAAGAAAACTATGAAGAAAGACTAAAGTTATccatgaattatatataatcaaaatacctTGAAAAGATGAGGATAGTGTATGATAAGAGAGGAAGCACGTTGACAAGtccttctcatttttctttgatGGAATATGATAAATAGGATACCTGTGAATGAAAACCATACATTAGATTGAATAAATTtcagatataataataaagaagatTGAGATACACACTTCTCTTTGGCTTGAAGAATAATTGACGATAATAGCATTTCATCAGCCACTACTATAATAGGTATTTTATACAATACTGCTTATATTTTAGCAAGGATATGAAAGTTGTGgagtaataatttaattgtcTTCCCTTCCCAATATAATATAAGATGAAGCTTCTACTCATTACAAGCAGAAGAACTACAAGGAACAGTGCCAAGGAAAGCcatgtaattaatataaaagactTCATCAAGCAGTGGAATTCATTTTATCAATTAGCAAAATCaccaaaaatagaaattaaaaattaactaaagtAAATAAGCATGTGAAAGGAACAGCAAAGCATGCTTACCAAGCAACTGCCATCCAGCTTGCTGGTGAGAGATCCACACTTCTGAGAGTCATTAGCCCCAGATGATTCTGAGCTAATTCAGTTATCTGAATCAAACATTTTGTTCAACAATCAAATTATTCAGCACAGGATTAAGGTAAACTAATAGTAATTTAGATTGATCagaatgtaaatttattttatcacagAAGTGAGAAAACTGATAATGCTAagtcatttatttcttttaacaaAGACAGGCAAGATAAAAGCCAGCAAGGTTTACCTTATCCCTAAGTGGAACCCTCCAGTAAGGAGGGTTCATCTCAAAGTACTGGAAGCAAAGGTACCCAAGCTTACAGTTCATTGGCCACGAGCCATCCTGGTCGAAGCTTGAATCCTCTGAAATGGCATCCCAAGTCCTGCTGGAGTCATTGCTGAGAGAACTTGATAGCTTCTCACTCCCGTTATCATCACTCCAAGAGTCACTTTCAAATTCTACAACTTCATTATCCTCTCTCAGATTCCTACATTAGGATATCAGAAAAGCTCAGTCTAACTGCTactgacaaaaacaaaaaacttgaatttggcacatgaaacataaaaaagattttataagaACCTGGAAGTGGCAACAGGCTTATTAGTGTAGATCTGAATGGCGGATAGGTAAGGAATGTAGTATTGCATAACATTCTCACCACCATCTAACACAACTGGTGCGCCAGCACCATATGCACTCCATTCATCATAGCAATTCCAGAGATCCCCCAATGTGAAATATTCAACAATGTTCTTATTAAGTGGTTGCCATTGGCTGTTTATTTCATGGATACAGCTCTGCCAATATTTCAAAAAGcaaatttcagttccttttAAAGAAGTTCAACATTTTAAGAATTGCGAATTGGGATTTGTATAAATTGGCCAATGGAATACACACAAGAATAAATGCCTATGGCtagataatatatgaacctaATATTCTCACTGTAGTATTTTTAATGCAGTAAAGtaacacaaattaatatttcacccaAGAGATTGTTTTGAAACTTCAATTACAAGCATTGTGTCCAATCTAACTGCAATTACACGCACTTAGAAATTAACCAACGGTTAGCATTGTTTCCTAGTTTCATTTTCAGCATCCATTTAGCCATAGCAGAAAAATCAACCCcttattaaaagtaaaaccTCTACTagtaaaactttaataaataattttatacgtataaatttatcttatagTACATCTCGAGATGGATTCAAACTAAGTTGAATAAGAGCTAATTTaagttcgattcaaatctagAACAACTAGCTTGAGttcgaatttgatttgtttgaattggTCATTTAAAGTCGCCAGAGAAAAAGAGatgtcaaagaagaagaaaattgcCAATGAGATGCCGATCTcaacaagttaaaattttagttcGAGTTTGGCTTGCTCAAGCCGAATGGTTATCTCCAACTCTAAGTATATCATTATATTGGTCCACCATTATTAgagtaaggccaaatgactattttccactcaaggtttaatgaaatgacaaatttctatttttttaagtttcaaaaagtcaaatttctGCTTGTCATCCAATCATATTAGTgaatttgtttggtttttctaaaaataattgttttgtttttatattgaaattataaaactattattaacacttaagataaatattaaattaccaacatatattttaaaatatcatattttaatcaattcttTGAGAgtataactatcattttttaaactattaagaaaatattaaaattttaaaaatttcaaaaacaatcCCAAACTTTTTTAAGCTTCAAAAAACCtctaaaattgtcattaatatcatttaacacCTAAACTTTTGTAAAGGAAAAACagaaaagaataaaaggaaaaaaaattataataaggggaaatgaagaaaattgcaagaatgaaagaaaaaagagaaattaaagaaaatctATACAAAATAACCTTTCTATTTTTCACTTAATGAAATTAACGAGtgagaatataattttttaaaacttaaaggatGAAACTTGGTTGGGAAagagtcttttggccttaagaGTAATAAAAACTAGTAACACAGTGCCCGCAAAGAACatgttaaagaaaattaaaatggtgAATTGCCAATATTAATTTACCATTTACTAAagtcatttaaattaataactaaaatcATATCTTAAATGGtacataacaataaataataacttttccgccaactaaaatatatatagaaaaaattcaTTTGCGCCGTTTGGTTTTTAGGCAATGAAAATTACTTcggtattttattttttattatttatataattttatttgatttattaataataaaatgttataataattttctatgaACAATAGTGATGTAACAAATAAGATAGGTAGTAATCTAATTCTCACAttcatcttaagtattaaaaaattattaagataatctaaattttattataattatatttttatttattaattttttataataaaataacctcaaaaatatttaaataaaataatttactagtatttttttattatttttaatcaaactcaataattatttatatccattaaattttatcaaacataatcgttatttatatctagtattctcttaattttttaattttaataataaaatattatccaacccAAACACTCTGATAACATATATCAAGATTCACACGTCACCAGCTAGCCTTCTAGAGAAGAGCATGCAAGACAATCAAAACACACCAACCAATATGGCTCCCACGTAGTGAGGATAAACAATCCAATTGGTCAAACATTGAGCACAATTAAAACAAGCAACTAACAactaaaaactttaatattaacttggccacaaaaaataattataattttattttaatataaaaatgagaGAATATTTGTGGCATCTTCTGAAGGgtctattttgttttcttcaaagGTGGACCTAACCCAATTGACATATGAGCCAACGAAAGGCCCACCCCATGACTAGTGCAAATTATTGAAGTACTATAATCATGTTATATGTCGACGATGATAACCAAATTGTATATCATATTGTGTatcacaaatttaattttttatatcttatattatgtattttaatatatattttttaaataataataataaaataataaaaatttctaattatcatatcatcaacttaaaatttatcataaaaataatctaatatcttaaaatttctcaaatacaATCCCCCCATATCATTAAttctctaaaaatatatattaatctatattaataatatatatcatattatatgatacgtaaAATATCATACAATGTGTCTACCTATTGTACCAATTTTAATACACTTTatcatacatattatttttcatatatattatttcgtACATCAAAATATGCTAATAAATATAGATGATATTCCCAGGCAAACAACGTGACAtgttatcataataattttaaattagaaataaaaaaaataataagaatatctaattatacgatgatatatcaaattatttatactttctAATATACACCCTTTATACATTAATATTCCTGGTATATTAATTCTCTCCTATATTTAACttaatattctaaaaattatttaaaaattcagataAACTTTCATCACtattgattttttcattttagattaaatcCAGATAAAGATGCAAAATGGATAATTATAATACACCCCAGTAGATTAAGAATTATCGCTAACCGCTCAAACTAGGAAGATTAAGGGAGTTCAGGTATAAGGGATAAGAACATTATTCCACTAAAACGTCGCCgtttcaaatttcttaattttagatCCCTAAACCATtgattcttcttctccttctccaaCTCCTCCTCCTTCCCGAAACCGATTAAAACGTTTATCACAGAGCTAGCAACTAACAAGCATCCATTGATAtcataataaaaagaaaaaaatgagaataataataataataccagAAACATGAAATTTCGATTTCAGCCTTTCAGGAATGaacagaaaaattttaaaagagtaaAAGAACAGAGAGAATGGCGGTACCTGAGGGAGAGATCGCGAAGTAGGATTGGGCGTTATACGGTGGAGGAAACTCACGAGATTAGACTGAACAGTGGAGGACCACATTGGAATTTTGATCTTGATTTTGGAGCCACAGACAGAGAAGGAAGATAAATAAACGGGAAGTATGAACTCAGTAACTCACACAGTATCTGCTATTCTTGATTTAAGAGCTGAGCAAATCCAAAGATTCAATCACAACGAAGAGAAAGAAGACAACATAAATGCTGCTGGATTGTCCAAAACACAGAATCTTCAACGCTCTCTCTATTCATTACTGTGAATTGAATGCATTCAACTCAAAAGACTCGCTTGTTTTTGCTTCAACGAAAGCGGGTTTTGTGGTTGGGAAATGGGTTTTTTCGGATTTTGATTAGGACAAAAAAGTTCTCGAATTTAGTGAaagagttgagttgagttgggTCGAGTCGAGCGAGTGAGTGAGTGAGCGAGCGGTCTCGAAGCCATGAGAGTACGCCTCGCCGCGTGTTTTTGTGGTCATTGTGGAGGGAGGCAGTGTCAGAGTCAGAGCTTCCGCTTTTTGTTTCGTGTGTTTGGGCTTTTGTTTTAAGCCCACGtgttgtttttcatttatttctttatttcttatttttttttattcgttcaaatatgaaaaataattcataaattgTACTACAAAATATTCCATAaccatattaaaataaataattttttacaaaattggcccataaaaaacttttttttcctattattaatattaaattatgaataaaattatatacataaataaatcttaCTAACTTACTCATatgattaattatcaaaaaattatctATACAATATAATGTGACGATATTTGATTAGgtgatataaatatttgtttttcttttacttcaCAATAACTCAATCATATTCTGTTACATTAGATTATACAgacaaattagtaaaatttatttatacgtatAATATCATTCATATATTATGGTAGTGCAAAGTTAAATTGTAATACATAGATGAATAAGCTTGTCTACATAATATGTCAACACGACACAATTTAAGTGTGTAAGTGTCATGGTTTTGGAATTCGAATTAGATTTGTTGGTTCAAATAATCTGATCAGAATTTAACGATCCACTCTATCATATCAATTTAGATTTAGAGTTTATCATTAGTCCATTTTAAACTACAGTTGAATCAGATAAACTCAGATAAACTGTACAAAATTAGAGGTTTAACTATTTGTTAGTTCAATCTCAATTTAATACACTTACTAAAGTTatattaaactcaatttgacatttgattttctttttttcccaaTTGCTAGAACTTAGTCTAATAATTCCGtttggtatttttttaaatttaacttgtttttttatttattatacatgaaaataaaatattaaatattatgataCAATATTTACTCCAATAATGATTAGTATTGGGGCTTGATGTCTTAGCTTTGATTGGGCCTTGCTCCTCACTCTATGTTTTCCATGGACAGATGGAAAGGATTATAGGAATGAAGGATGAACGGATTTACGAAGAATAATCTTTTATGCGTAGGCGATTAgtttttaatgatataaataaattattatattattatataattaaataattttgattaaaaaaattaataatactatgatggaaattatttttaataattatctaattgatCATAGCTTATTTAGTAttgaaaataatcttttaaagcTTAATATCagtttacttttttaatttcaaacttaaataaattttttattttagtcaaactgatatatcattatgtaatatagtaatttaattatttttatttttaatttataatgatcaaattatattattatattactattcattatttatatacaaaatattactaaaaaataaaataaaagatatttatgaaatacaataagaaaataattttaaggccaaaagacttgttcttaTCCAAGGTATAGTTAAATCCTAAAATCCTGtccttcaacttttaaaaactcaaatatccacccatgagtcaaattatgttaaaattttcagttataattagagataaaatcgttatttaataaaaaaatttaaaaagctaaACTTTCATCACATTTTCCCTTCTCAATTTTAAAACTCACATTCCCCcctctaaaatttttcttcaaagtttaaaaagtaataattactTTCTAAGGTTTTCCCTTGTCTCCGACGATCAATTTCTTCCTTGGTTgaccttttctctttttctctctgtcaGCACTCTTCCTTCTTCATATGGAGACATAGATGATGATCTTTATCTCTAATGAAGAAGGAGGAGCGTCAACAGAAAAGAAGGACAAAAGGTCAACCAATAATCTAGAAGAAATTGAtcgttgaaaaaaaaaaaagaaaaccttaaaaaggaaattactattttttaaattttgagtgaaataaatattaaaattttaaattgaaaaagaaaatatgataaattttttgttttttaattttttattaaataataattttaattttaatttaattaaaaaatttaataaaaattatattataaatagatatttaaatttttaaaaattaaaaaaataaaaacttttagatttttagtACTCCTTTACCGGGAATAGTCTTTTAggcttaaatttaattttaaaactttaaaatgtgcATCCACTGATAAATCCCTACCGGTATGATGGGACATATAATTAAGTTCTTGGTGAAGCCGACAATTGATGCGGTACGGCTACTTAAAACCTTCCCCCATTTATTGTATTTGTAAccacaaaaactttaaaatgggAAAAGTCACATGTCTATTTTCCACTGCGAATCTTTCACCCCCTCGTTTCAAGAAGTTTATAATCTTCTTCGTTCATTAATTAACTGTCAAAtgacaaccttttttttttttttaaaacattttattatatataataaaattaatattatttatttttttattaatataaataaattatattttcatctatAGACTAAAGATTCAATAGGATGTGGACAAATTAAAGACTCATACAAGTAAAAAAAACATCTTACAGTTagtgaaaataacaaaatctaaTCAAATCTGAATGACAAGTGAAAAATTTGAGCATATGACATATCTAGATCAAGTTAATAATGAACAAATATGAAGACATCTggaagttatatataaaattgaaactgTAAGTGCAATgcaaacttttttatataatttttaatttttataattattaattatatattgattaaaactttttatagataaatttttatttaattttaataaaaaattacattttcgtTTCAAACTAAAAACATTCCAGTGAAGACTAGTCATTGGGTCAATGGGAAATAAATTGGGTATGAATAAGGTGCTGAATTTTGGCAATTAGATGACAATGGCTGGCTAGCTCACAACTAAAAGGGCCTATAAATTTGGTTTCTAATTTAGTGTCAACCCAACCCCTACCCCCCAACCCCGCGCGGCCCCATGCCACTGCCATTTCGGCTACTAGTCTTAATTACATCTGCCCGACAGCTTATTTTCGTATGCTTTAAATAATCTGTCCAGTTTTAAATAATCTGTCCTCCTTCCAAACATTGTGTTTTCTTCACAAGAAgagtaaatgacattttttaacccaaaatttaatctaaaaacacttttcatCCCAAATCGGAAACATGAACATTAGTAAAAAAACTGTATTTTATCCCACAATGCCCACCTCGTATACCTTATCCAATACACACCTACGTCtggttttaataaaaattttcacaaattatcttttaattaaatcacTAATTGTCACCgtcatttcttaaaaaattgtgtattattttgtacctataaatttatcaatcaaatCTTATCATATGTGTATTGCTTTCTGACAAATCATTTCTGTAatctagtaaattttttttatatattgttaatgaTGAACTTTATCCTGTTTCCTAAAATTCACACCAGTCTTCTGAGTTTAGATTCGTATgcaagtttatataaaaatagatttgaTTGGTATATTTTAATTGgcttatcaaaatattaatggGGCTCAACGTTTGATGCTGGTGGGTGTTTGTATTAAATGCCGCTGCCAACACCCACCAGAACCCATTTATTGATGGCCAAGGTTCTTTTTGCGTTCTCAATGGAGCTTGCAGCTACGAAAATGGTGTTTAGTTGTGTTGTGTGGTGTTACTTGATTTTTAATCTTTGacgttttcttttcctttggaAAGAAGAAAGCTTTGGCTTGTGCTAAGTTCAGTTCATGTTTCATGCATGAGATTCTCCTAACCTAATATTTCTTCAGTCAAAATCATACTACTTTCATTTCTTCGCATCCTTTTCTCGTTTCATTAGGTGGGTTGTTATATATTTGATCTGTAGGGAGTTGTAGTTATAGGAATAATTGCGAAAAGATGAGGAACTCGGCGAGTCAAGTGATGACAGAGATAGAGACGAGCAAGCCATCGGGATATGGGACGGTGGTGGGGGGATTGAGTCCTCTGAGTGAGACGATTTGGAAGGAAAAGGCTAATACAGAACTTGTGGGAGATGTTTCTGCAAAACTCACTTGGAAAGATCTGACTGTGATGGTTACTCTCAGCAATGGCGAGACTCAAAATGTTCTTGAAGGACTCACTGGTTATGCCGAGCCTGGTAGCCTCACTGCTCTCATGGGGCCTTCTGGTTCAGGCAAATCAACTCTTCTTGATGCTCTCTCTAGTCGCCTTGCTGCCAATGCTTTTCTCTCTGGAACCATTCTGCTTAATGGCCGTAAAACTAAACTGTCTTTTGGCACTGCtgtgagtatatatttatgtctGTATGTTGTCTTTTTCTCTGTTTTGTGTTTTAGTCTGTCATATAAACTATGGTTTGATCTGATGTTCTGTTCAGGCGTATGTGACTCAAGATGACAACTTGATTGGCACTCTAACAGTGAGGGAAACGATAGCTTATTCAGCAAGATTGCGCCTCCCTGATAAGATGGGTTGGTCCGAGAAGAGAGCCTTGGTTGAGAGGACCATTATTGAGATGGGGCTGCAAGATTGTGCCGATACTGTAATTGGAAATTGGCATTTGCGTGGAATCAGTGGAGGGGAGAAGAGAAGGGTTAGCATTGCTCTTGAAATTTTGATGAGGCCTAGATTGCTGTTTCTTGATGAGCCTA includes these proteins:
- the LOC123195605 gene encoding uncharacterized protein LOC123195605, whose product is MWSSTVQSNLVSFLHRITPNPTSRSLPQSCIHEINSQWQPLNKNIVEYFTLGDLWNCYDEWSAYGAGAPVVLDGGENVMQYYIPYLSAIQIYTNKPVATSRNLREDNEVVEFESDSWSDDNGSEKLSSSLSNDSSRTWDAISEDSSFDQDGSWPMNCKLGYLCFQYFEMNPPYWRVPLRDKITELAQNHLGLMTLRSVDLSPASWMAVAWYPIYHIPSKKNEKDLSTCFLSYHTLSSSFQDSAVEHDDSAGNANFELGENANGKPKGEVSRRISLTPFGLASYKMQGDIWVNPYSHDQERLIDLHRAADSWLKQLNVCHHDFSFFTCNSHL